In a single window of the Pseudomonadota bacterium genome:
- the rsmB gene encoding 16S rRNA (cytosine(967)-C(5))-methyltransferase RsmB — protein sequence MSPRLIDARELARQVLRRVRRDQAYSNLALAAAFDRAPALGAADRALATELVYGVLRQQRRLDAALGPLTRQPVARIDADVLDVLRLAVYQLALLDRIPDYAVVDAAVRTVKTLRGPRQAGFVNAVLRRLAARTERLPAPAADPLERLVVDGSLPDALADQWVAELGLEVAERLALSSLERPPLVLRINDRRASLDRVEQALAAEGATVARGRWSPLALSIEHLSAPFASASYLGGLWTAQDEAAQLVGLAVGARPGEAVLDACAGLGGKALQLAQQMTRADGSGAEGLLACDVSERKLELLREHALRLGLRCATRRVDITSAQDLDGGAIFDRVLVDAPCSGLGVLRRHPELKWRWRPEAVEELVALQRALLRGAARLLRPGGLLVYAVCTVSAAEGPQQRRWADATLAFLEPAALTEDPLARVADGAEARLWPHEHGTDGFYLARWRRREGS from the coding sequence TTGTCGCCTCGACTGATCGATGCCCGCGAGCTGGCCCGTCAGGTCCTGCGTCGCGTGCGCCGCGATCAGGCCTACTCGAACCTCGCCCTGGCCGCCGCCTTCGACCGTGCCCCGGCGCTCGGTGCGGCTGATCGCGCGCTGGCCACCGAGCTCGTCTATGGGGTCCTGCGCCAGCAGCGGCGGCTCGACGCGGCGCTCGGCCCGCTGACCCGGCAGCCGGTCGCGCGAATCGACGCCGACGTGCTCGACGTGCTGCGGCTCGCGGTGTACCAGCTCGCGCTGCTCGATCGCATCCCCGACTACGCCGTGGTGGACGCGGCGGTACGCACCGTCAAGACCCTGCGGGGACCGCGACAGGCGGGCTTCGTCAACGCCGTGCTACGTCGGCTCGCGGCGCGCACCGAGCGCTTGCCCGCGCCCGCGGCCGATCCACTCGAGCGGTTGGTCGTCGACGGCTCGCTTCCCGACGCGTTGGCCGACCAATGGGTCGCCGAGCTCGGCCTCGAGGTGGCGGAGCGGCTGGCCCTCAGCTCGCTCGAGCGTCCGCCGCTGGTGCTGCGTATCAACGATCGGCGCGCCTCGCTCGACCGGGTTGAGCAGGCTCTGGCGGCCGAGGGCGCGACGGTGGCTCGCGGTCGCTGGTCACCGCTGGCGCTCTCGATCGAGCACCTCAGCGCGCCCTTCGCCAGCGCCTCCTACCTGGGCGGTCTGTGGACGGCGCAGGATGAGGCCGCACAGCTCGTTGGGTTGGCCGTCGGGGCACGTCCGGGCGAGGCGGTGCTCGATGCCTGCGCGGGTCTGGGCGGCAAGGCGCTGCAGCTCGCTCAGCAGATGACCCGCGCGGATGGCAGCGGCGCGGAGGGCTTGCTCGCCTGCGACGTCAGCGAGCGGAAGCTCGAGCTGCTGCGCGAACATGCGCTGCGACTTGGCCTGCGCTGCGCCACGCGTCGCGTCGATATCACCAGCGCCCAGGACCTTGACGGCGGGGCGATCTTCGACCGGGTGCTCGTCGATGCCCCCTGCAGCGGATTGGGCGTCCTCAGGCGGCATCCCGAGCTGAAGTGGCGCTGGCGCCCCGAGGCGGTGGAGGAGCTGGTCGCGCTGCAACGGGCTTTGCTGCGCGGCGCGGCGCGGCTCTTGCGGCCGGGAGGGCTGTTGGTCTATGCGGTTTGCACCGTCAGCGCCGCCGAGGGACCGCAGCAGCGCCGCTGGGCCGACGCGACGCTGGCGTTCCTCGAGCCCGCGGCGCTGACGGAGGATCCCCTCGCTCGCGTGGCCGACGGTGCCGAGGCCCGGCTCTGGCCGCACGAGCACGGCACTGACGGCTTCTACCTGGCGCGTTGGCGCCGGCGTGAGGGAAGTTGA
- a CDS encoding type IV pilus twitching motility protein PilT translates to MASLHQLLKAMIDKGASDLHVTTGSPPQLRIDGMLVPLRVPPLTPIDTKQLCYSILTDSQKVQFEENLELDLSFGVKNMARFRANVFMQRGAVAGAFRIIPFKVMSVSQLGLPPVVADLCAKPRGLVLVTGPTGSGKSTTLAAMIDRINTERREHIMTIEDPIEYLHPHKGCILNQREVGSDTKSFTRALKYILRQDPDVVMIGEMRDLETVEAALVTAETGHLAFATLHTNSCAQTINRIIDVFPPHQQSQVRAQLSFVLEGIVSQTLMPKVGGGRVLAVEVLIPTPAIRNLIREDKIHQLYSQMQIAQGKYQMQTMNQSLGHLVARRLITMEDALARSSDPDELTTIIANAGKGGPSPGGQHRPPQRPA, encoded by the coding sequence ATGGCGAGCCTCCATCAATTGCTCAAAGCAATGATCGACAAGGGGGCCTCGGACCTCCACGTCACGACCGGATCGCCGCCGCAGCTGCGCATCGACGGCATGCTCGTTCCCTTGCGCGTGCCGCCCTTGACGCCGATCGACACCAAGCAGCTCTGCTACAGCATCCTGACCGACTCGCAGAAGGTCCAGTTCGAGGAGAACCTCGAGCTCGACCTCTCGTTCGGCGTCAAGAACATGGCGCGCTTTCGCGCCAACGTCTTCATGCAGCGGGGAGCCGTGGCCGGCGCCTTCCGCATCATCCCCTTCAAGGTGATGTCCGTCTCGCAACTCGGCTTGCCGCCCGTCGTCGCCGATCTCTGCGCGAAGCCACGGGGACTGGTCCTGGTTACCGGTCCCACCGGCTCCGGAAAATCCACCACCTTGGCGGCGATGATCGATCGGATCAACACGGAGCGCCGTGAGCACATCATGACGATCGAGGATCCGATCGAGTACCTGCACCCGCATAAGGGCTGCATCCTCAATCAGCGGGAGGTCGGATCGGATACCAAGAGCTTCACCCGCGCGCTCAAGTACATCCTGCGCCAAGATCCCGATGTCGTGATGATCGGCGAGATGCGCGATCTCGAGACCGTCGAGGCCGCCCTGGTGACGGCGGAAACCGGGCACCTGGCCTTCGCCACGCTGCACACCAACTCCTGTGCACAGACGATCAACCGCATCATCGACGTCTTCCCGCCGCACCAACAGTCGCAGGTGCGCGCGCAGCTCAGCTTCGTCCTGGAGGGCATCGTCTCGCAGACGCTGATGCCGAAGGTCGGCGGCGGTCGCGTGCTGGCCGTCGAGGTGCTGATCCCCACGCCGGCGATCCGCAACCTGATTCGCGAGGACAAGATCCATCAGCTCTACTCGCAGATGCAGATCGCGCAGGGGAAGTATCAGATGCAGACGATGAATCAGTCGCTCGGACACCTCGTCGCGCGCCGGCTAATCACGATGGAGGACGCCCTCGCGCGCAGCTCCGATCCCGACGAGTTGACGACGATCATCGCCAACGCCGGCAAGGGTGGGCCGTCGCCTGGGGGCCAGCACCGGCCGCCGCAGCGCCCCGCCTGA
- a CDS encoding ribulose-phosphate 3-epimerase, whose product MNQIILAPSILSADFGRLAAEVEALERAGADYIHVDVMDGRFVPNLTIGPPVIAALRRATRLPLDVHLMIEQPERLLTEFAAAGADVLTVHVEACTHLHRTLQLIRGLGKRAGVALNPATALESVRWVLDQVDQVLLMSVNPGFGGQAFIPATLGRLVELKRMLAQGGTPAAATPDIEVDGGIDAENLAEVVRAGANVLVSGTGVLRTPDYRATLSTMRRRAAEARGE is encoded by the coding sequence ATGAACCAGATTATCCTCGCACCATCGATCCTCTCCGCCGACTTCGGACGGCTTGCCGCGGAGGTCGAGGCGCTCGAGCGCGCTGGCGCCGACTACATCCACGTCGACGTGATGGACGGGCGATTCGTGCCGAATCTGACGATCGGTCCCCCGGTCATCGCGGCCCTTCGACGGGCGACGCGCTTACCCCTCGACGTGCATCTGATGATCGAGCAGCCTGAGCGGCTGCTGACCGAATTCGCCGCTGCGGGCGCGGATGTGTTGACGGTCCATGTCGAGGCCTGTACCCACCTGCACCGCACGCTGCAGCTCATTCGCGGACTCGGAAAGAGGGCAGGGGTGGCGCTCAATCCAGCGACAGCGCTGGAGAGTGTGCGCTGGGTGCTGGACCAGGTCGACCAGGTGCTCTTGATGTCGGTCAACCCGGGTTTTGGCGGGCAGGCCTTCATTCCGGCGACCTTGGGGCGCCTGGTGGAGCTCAAGCGCATGTTGGCGCAGGGCGGCACGCCAGCGGCAGCGACGCCCGATATCGAGGTCGATGGCGGCATCGACGCGGAGAACCTCGCCGAGGTGGTAAGGGCGGGGGCCAACGTGCTGGTCTCCGGCACCGGGGTGCTGCGCACTCCCGACTACCGGGCGACGCTGAGCACGATGCGGCGGCGCGCCGCTGAGGCCCGCGGCGAATAG
- a CDS encoding Hsp70 family protein, with the protein MADPRNRAPAPPPPPSSPRRRGEERHAFRVAIDVKCSSWERFHQLFSLNIARSGLFVPTERAAQLDEAVELRLRAPDGSVLSLHGRVRHTLPAAPHRPAGLGVELSGVAELDRARYQELVQRAATANAVYPDSTPSAPAPSRGDAAEAKAQAAERSLPAPEADPGGPASPSARGSGARPSPPAAAVAPRATPAPPQGRPAARAAPLVAIDLGTSRSSVAAVVGRTVSLVRLPDGGWDSPSVVGFAEDGAVIVGHGARQLLATDPRRALGSPKRLLGRLYDESALAPYLATLAIPHARGPAGEIQIHVDRTAYSIEQLCATLIHRLKQAAEAFLGHAIAEVVLSAPVGFDECRYEALREAARIAGLRVSEFVDEPTAAALTHRFDQDFRGLVAVYDYGGGTFDFSIVDASAADVHVVATAGDTWLGGDDFDAALAGAAADDFWRQHRIELRHQAVQWQRLLFAAERAKRELSTHDETVVRVPDVALRQQGTIGLEFTVTRARFAELSREIVERSFETCTQALELSDVSARDLNAIYLSGGTTYIPAVREAVARFFGKQPRAAVPPERAVVTGAAIYAALLRSGAIQS; encoded by the coding sequence ATGGCCGACCCTAGGAATCGCGCACCGGCGCCACCGCCACCGCCAAGCTCGCCCCGGCGGCGCGGCGAGGAACGCCACGCCTTCCGCGTCGCAATCGACGTCAAGTGCTCGAGCTGGGAGCGCTTTCACCAGCTCTTCTCGCTCAACATCGCTCGTTCTGGGCTCTTCGTACCCACCGAGCGCGCCGCCCAGCTAGACGAAGCGGTTGAGCTGCGTCTGCGAGCACCCGACGGCAGCGTCCTCTCACTGCACGGCCGGGTCCGGCACACGCTGCCAGCAGCGCCCCACCGTCCGGCGGGCCTCGGGGTTGAGCTCTCCGGGGTCGCCGAGCTAGATCGCGCCCGTTATCAGGAGCTCGTCCAGCGCGCGGCGACGGCCAACGCCGTCTATCCGGACTCCACGCCGAGCGCCCCGGCGCCGAGCCGCGGCGACGCGGCAGAGGCGAAGGCGCAAGCAGCGGAGCGCTCGCTCCCGGCCCCAGAGGCCGACCCTGGCGGCCCAGCGAGCCCCTCCGCTCGTGGCTCAGGCGCACGACCCTCCCCGCCCGCAGCGGCTGTGGCGCCCCGCGCCACGCCCGCGCCGCCGCAGGGGCGCCCCGCGGCCCGCGCCGCGCCCCTCGTCGCGATCGATCTGGGCACCTCTCGTTCGAGCGTCGCAGCGGTGGTCGGCCGCACCGTCAGCCTCGTGCGACTGCCCGACGGCGGCTGGGACTCCCCTTCGGTCGTCGGCTTCGCCGAGGACGGAGCCGTGATCGTCGGCCACGGCGCCCGGCAGCTCCTGGCGACGGATCCCCGCCGCGCACTCGGTTCTCCCAAGCGCCTGCTCGGCCGGCTCTACGACGAGAGCGCGTTGGCACCCTACCTCGCCACCCTGGCCATTCCGCACGCACGTGGCCCCGCTGGCGAGATCCAGATCCACGTCGACCGGACCGCGTACAGCATCGAGCAGCTCTGCGCGACCTTGATCCACCGACTCAAGCAGGCGGCCGAGGCCTTCCTTGGGCACGCCATCGCCGAGGTCGTGCTCTCTGCGCCCGTGGGCTTCGACGAGTGCCGTTACGAGGCGCTGCGCGAGGCGGCACGCATCGCCGGTCTGCGCGTGAGCGAGTTTGTCGATGAGCCGACCGCGGCCGCCCTGACCCACCGTTTCGACCAGGATTTCCGTGGCCTCGTCGCGGTCTACGACTATGGCGGCGGCACCTTCGACTTCTCGATTGTGGATGCAAGCGCCGCCGACGTGCACGTCGTCGCCACGGCGGGGGACACCTGGCTCGGTGGCGACGACTTCGACGCCGCGCTGGCGGGGGCGGCGGCCGATGACTTCTGGCGCCAGCACCGGATCGAGCTACGACACCAGGCCGTGCAATGGCAACGGCTGCTCTTCGCGGCCGAGCGCGCCAAACGAGAGCTCTCGACCCACGACGAGACCGTCGTCCGCGTCCCCGACGTGGCCCTGCGCCAGCAAGGCACGATCGGCTTGGAGTTTACGGTGACCCGCGCGCGCTTCGCCGAGCTGTCGCGGGAGATCGTCGAGCGCTCGTTCGAGACCTGTACGCAGGCGCTCGAGCTGAGCGACGTCAGCGCGCGCGACCTCAACGCGATCTACCTCTCGGGCGGCACCACCTACATTCCGGCGGTGCGGGAGGCGGTCGCCCGCTTCTTTGGCAAGCAACCACGGGCCGCCGTGCCCCCCGAGCGTGCCGTCGTCACCGGCGCCGCCATCTACGCCGCATTGCTGCGCAGCGGCGCGATTCAGAGCTAG
- a CDS encoding DUF429 domain-containing protein: protein MPPRDYDTFIGVDLGGGKGKNTAVAVLERDGLVARAGFVGLRDGSGTPFYDEPLLAFIRQRKARAVLALDAPLTLPACLRCHRDCCPGREQCPDPAVSWLRHGGVAALPSVMSPPPRRGLASIAGGKPSTTPYTQRACELLLARELGIVPRETLGQGTGPLTARAYHLRRALAPHFALDTNLIEVCPKATLHVLFGARQAERYKRHVDTWRARAEMLEMLADRLRFEIWREGVLSNDHCFDALVAAYTGYLWAVEGWEVPADRLPLSREDGWIWWPPPAQPTGR, encoded by the coding sequence ATGCCACCGCGTGACTATGACACTTTTATCGGCGTTGACCTCGGCGGAGGCAAGGGCAAGAACACGGCCGTCGCCGTGCTGGAGCGCGACGGGCTCGTTGCTCGAGCCGGCTTCGTCGGCTTGCGGGATGGAAGTGGGACGCCCTTCTACGATGAGCCGCTCTTGGCCTTCATCCGCCAACGCAAGGCCCGGGCCGTGCTGGCGCTCGACGCTCCGCTCACGCTGCCTGCGTGCCTGCGCTGTCACCGCGACTGCTGCCCAGGACGCGAACAGTGTCCAGACCCGGCCGTGAGCTGGTTGCGCCACGGCGGCGTGGCGGCGCTGCCGTCGGTCATGTCGCCGCCACCCCGCCGTGGCCTAGCCAGCATCGCCGGTGGCAAGCCGTCGACGACGCCATACACGCAGCGCGCTTGCGAGCTCCTGCTCGCGCGTGAGCTGGGCATCGTGCCGCGCGAGACGCTTGGCCAAGGGACGGGGCCGCTGACCGCCCGGGCGTATCACCTGCGGCGCGCGCTCGCCCCCCATTTTGCGCTCGACACCAACTTGATCGAGGTTTGTCCCAAGGCGACGCTGCATGTGCTCTTTGGTGCGCGGCAGGCGGAGCGTTACAAGCGCCACGTCGACACCTGGCGGGCGCGAGCGGAGATGCTCGAGATGCTCGCTGACCGCCTGCGCTTCGAGATCTGGCGCGAGGGGGTGCTGAGCAACGACCACTGCTTCGATGCCCTCGTGGCGGCTTATACGGGCTACCTCTGGGCCGTGGAGGGGTGGGAGGTGCCTGCCGACCGCCTCCCCTTGTCGCGAGAGGATGGATGGATCTGGTGGCCCCCCCCGGCGCAGCCGACCGGGCGTTGA
- a CDS encoding methionyl-tRNA formyltransferase, with product MRVVFMGSPDFAVPSLRALAAPHEVAAVVTQPDRPRGRGRALAAPAVKQAAGQLGLPLLQPRRVRSAEALAALAALEADVFVVAAFGQILSPELLALPRVGCINVHASLLPAYRGAAPINRAVLNGEPRSGVTIMLMDEGIDTGAVLAREAIDLRPDETAGSLHDRLAPLGADLLLRTLTPWAQGLLAAQPQDAALASAAPMLRKEDGRVDWRCEAALVDRRVRGMDPWPAASSTLDGRPLKLYRSRSSAAPLTATTPGQILAVDDRGVLVACGEGAIWVGELQAAGGRRMTPKAYAAGHALPVGACFV from the coding sequence TTGCGGGTGGTCTTCATGGGATCGCCCGACTTCGCCGTGCCCTCGCTGCGCGCGCTGGCGGCGCCGCATGAGGTCGCGGCTGTCGTCACGCAGCCGGATCGGCCGCGGGGTCGGGGGCGCGCCCTGGCCGCGCCGGCGGTGAAGCAGGCGGCAGGGCAACTCGGGCTGCCACTGCTCCAGCCACGACGCGTGCGCAGCGCCGAGGCGCTGGCGGCCTTGGCGGCGCTCGAGGCCGACGTCTTCGTGGTCGCGGCCTTCGGCCAGATTCTCTCGCCCGAGCTGCTGGCGCTGCCGCGAGTGGGTTGCATCAATGTGCATGCCTCATTGCTACCGGCCTATCGCGGGGCGGCGCCGATCAACCGGGCCGTACTCAACGGCGAGCCACGGTCCGGCGTGACGATCATGTTGATGGATGAGGGGATCGACACCGGGGCGGTGCTTGCGCGCGAGGCGATCGACCTGCGGCCGGACGAAACGGCCGGCAGCCTCCACGATCGCCTGGCGCCGCTCGGCGCCGACCTTTTGCTGCGAACGCTGACGCCCTGGGCGCAGGGTCTGTTGGCCGCGCAGCCGCAGGACGCGGCCTTGGCCAGCGCCGCGCCGATGCTGCGCAAGGAAGATGGGCGCGTCGACTGGCGGTGCGAGGCGGCGCTCGTCGATCGCCGGGTGCGCGGGATGGATCCCTGGCCGGCTGCTAGCAGCACCCTCGACGGGCGCCCGCTCAAGCTCTATCGCTCTCGGAGTTCAGCCGCACCGCTGACCGCGACGACGCCGGGGCAGATCCTCGCCGTCGACGACCGCGGGGTGCTGGTGGCCTGCGGCGAGGGCGCGATCTGGGTTGGCGAGCTGCAAGCCGCCGGCGGCCGCCGGATGACGCCCAAGGCCTACGCCGCGGGCCATGCCCTGCCCGTTGGCGCCTGTTTCGTCTGA
- a CDS encoding class I SAM-dependent rRNA methyltransferase, whose amino-acid sequence MSSREPQRRDHTVRLPREIAERVAEGHPWVFDEFLRGRRLDAPPGTPFTLVDAMGNFVARALFDPSGPLVLRVFSREPEARLDAAGVQRVIDQAAAWRRCALDVNPRSALRVLNGDSEGLPAINVDRYGSYLVVTSYSIVAERYEPLLWAALQRCWEPAAIYLQRRYQPIPAGAARPGAELVWGDAAPPEVVVEEGRGRFAVDVGAPRSTGLFIDMRGGREAVARLAAGRRVINCFSYTGAFSVVAALHGARSVLSVDSAPRAHAGARRNLALNGVDSSAPPYEFVTGDTFATLARCAARKRSFDLVIVDPPTFSTAKGRAFTAYKDYAELAAAAVGVIESGGLLLAACNATKLSIEELERALGWGAHEAGRKLIIVERLGQPADYPVLSGFPEGRYLKLVLARVV is encoded by the coding sequence GTGTCGAGTCGAGAACCCCAACGGCGCGACCACACCGTGCGCCTGCCGCGCGAGATCGCGGAGCGCGTGGCCGAGGGCCATCCCTGGGTCTTCGATGAGTTTCTGCGCGGTCGGAGGCTCGACGCGCCGCCGGGGACGCCCTTCACGCTGGTCGACGCGATGGGTAACTTCGTGGCGCGCGCCCTCTTCGATCCGAGCGGTCCCCTGGTGCTGCGCGTTTTTTCCCGCGAACCCGAGGCACGGCTCGACGCCGCGGGTGTGCAGCGAGTCATCGATCAGGCGGCGGCCTGGCGCCGCTGTGCGCTCGATGTCAACCCGCGCTCGGCGCTGCGGGTGCTCAATGGCGACAGCGAGGGTCTGCCGGCGATCAACGTCGACCGCTATGGGTCCTATCTGGTGGTGACGAGCTACAGCATCGTCGCCGAGCGCTATGAGCCCTTGCTTTGGGCGGCGTTGCAGCGCTGCTGGGAGCCGGCGGCGATTTACCTGCAGCGGCGGTACCAGCCCATCCCTGCCGGTGCTGCGCGACCGGGCGCCGAGCTGGTCTGGGGCGATGCGGCGCCGCCCGAGGTGGTCGTCGAGGAGGGGCGCGGGCGCTTCGCCGTCGACGTTGGTGCGCCGCGGAGCACGGGCCTCTTCATCGACATGCGCGGCGGGCGCGAGGCGGTGGCGCGTCTGGCCGCAGGGCGCCGAGTGATCAACTGCTTCTCCTACACGGGGGCCTTCTCCGTGGTCGCGGCGCTGCATGGGGCGCGCTCGGTGCTCAGTGTCGACAGCGCGCCGCGCGCGCACGCCGGCGCGCGACGCAACCTGGCGCTCAACGGCGTCGACAGCAGCGCGCCGCCCTATGAGTTCGTTACGGGCGATACCTTTGCCACGCTGGCCCGCTGCGCCGCGCGAAAGCGGAGCTTCGATCTCGTGATCGTCGATCCGCCGACCTTTTCGACCGCCAAGGGTCGCGCCTTCACCGCGTACAAGGACTATGCGGAGCTGGCGGCCGCGGCTGTGGGGGTGATCGAGAGCGGCGGTCTACTGCTGGCGGCGTGCAACGCGACCAAGCTCTCGATCGAGGAGCTCGAGCGAGCGCTTGGCTGGGGGGCGCACGAGGCCGGCCGCAAGCTGATCATCGTGGAGCGCTTGGGTCAACCGGCGGACTACCCGGTGCTGAGCGGGTTTCCCGAGGGGCGCTACCTCAAGTTAGTGCTCGCGCGCGTGGTCTAG
- the pilB gene encoding type IV-A pilus assembly ATPase PilB, producing MSRIGELLVRENLISPKELDEARKESAKTGGRLGYSLTKLGYIAENDLTNFLSKQYGVPSINLGEFEIDQDVIALIPKDVALKHRCLPVSRAGGALIVAMADPSNIFAIDDLKFLTGYNVDVVVAAEAAIDESIARYYENVKYEEVMEGFDETEIDFSEDGDENVAVVDLERASEEAPVVRLVNLILINAIKKGASDIHIEPYEKKLRVRYRVDGVLQEEMNPPMKLRNALVSRLKIMSQLDIAERRLPQDGRIKLKLGKGREMDYRVSVLPTMFGEKVVLRLLDKANLQLDMAKLGFDPEPLTRFLTAIHSPYGMVLVTGPTGSGKTTTLYSALSDLNKATTNISTAEDPIEYNLPGINQVQMHDDIGLNFATALRSFLRQDPDIIMVGEIRDFETAEIGVKAALTGHLVLSTLHTNDSPSTIQRMLNMGIEPFLVTASVNLILAQRLARKVCFDCKAEVPNTPQVLIDMGMPPEQAASVQLMKGAGCRTCNNTGYKGRVALYEVMTMSNELRELIQQGAPTAELKIEAIRLGMQSLRMSGLKKIGEGMTTPEEILRVTAPD from the coding sequence ATGAGCCGCATTGGCGAGTTACTGGTCCGCGAAAACCTCATCTCCCCCAAGGAACTCGACGAGGCGCGCAAGGAGTCAGCCAAGACCGGCGGACGCCTCGGCTATAGCCTGACCAAACTGGGCTACATCGCCGAAAACGACCTCACCAACTTCCTCAGCAAGCAGTACGGCGTCCCCTCGATCAACCTCGGCGAGTTCGAGATCGATCAGGACGTGATTGCGCTGATCCCCAAGGACGTCGCGCTCAAGCATCGCTGCCTCCCGGTCAGTCGCGCCGGCGGCGCCCTGATCGTCGCGATGGCCGACCCCTCCAACATCTTCGCGATCGACGACCTCAAGTTCCTCACGGGCTACAACGTCGACGTCGTCGTCGCGGCCGAGGCCGCGATCGACGAGTCGATCGCCCGCTACTACGAGAACGTCAAGTACGAAGAGGTGATGGAGGGCTTCGACGAGACCGAGATCGACTTCAGCGAAGACGGTGACGAGAACGTCGCCGTCGTCGATCTCGAGCGCGCCTCGGAGGAGGCGCCCGTCGTCCGGCTGGTCAACCTGATCCTGATCAACGCGATCAAGAAGGGCGCCAGCGACATCCATATCGAGCCCTATGAGAAGAAGCTACGCGTGCGCTACCGCGTCGACGGCGTGCTCCAGGAGGAGATGAACCCGCCGATGAAGCTGCGCAACGCCCTGGTCTCGCGGCTGAAAATCATGAGCCAGCTCGACATCGCCGAGCGCCGCCTGCCCCAGGACGGCCGCATCAAGCTCAAGCTCGGCAAGGGCCGCGAGATGGACTACCGCGTCTCCGTCCTGCCGACGATGTTCGGCGAGAAGGTCGTGCTGCGCTTGCTGGACAAGGCCAACCTGCAGCTCGATATGGCCAAGCTCGGCTTCGACCCCGAGCCCCTGACCCGCTTTCTCACCGCGATTCACTCGCCCTACGGCATGGTCCTCGTCACGGGGCCGACGGGGTCCGGCAAGACGACCACGCTCTACTCAGCCCTCTCCGATCTCAACAAGGCGACGACCAACATCTCCACGGCCGAGGATCCGATCGAGTACAATCTACCCGGCATCAACCAGGTGCAGATGCACGATGACATCGGCCTCAACTTCGCCACGGCGCTGCGCTCGTTCCTGCGTCAGGATCCCGACATCATCATGGTCGGCGAGATTCGCGACTTCGAGACCGCCGAGATTGGCGTCAAGGCCGCGCTGACCGGCCACTTGGTGCTCTCCACCCTCCACACCAACGACTCGCCCTCGACGATCCAGCGCATGCTCAACATGGGCATCGAGCCCTTCCTCGTCACGGCGTCCGTCAACCTGATCCTGGCGCAGCGGCTTGCACGCAAGGTCTGCTTCGACTGCAAGGCCGAGGTGCCCAACACGCCCCAGGTGTTGATCGACATGGGGATGCCGCCGGAGCAGGCAGCGTCGGTGCAGCTGATGAAGGGCGCCGGCTGCCGCACCTGCAACAACACCGGCTACAAGGGTCGCGTCGCGCTCTACGAGGTGATGACGATGTCCAACGAGCTGCGCGAGCTGATCCAGCAGGGGGCACCGACCGCGGAGCTCAAAATCGAGGCGATTCGCCTCGGGATGCAGTCGCTGCGCATGTCGGGGCTGAAGAAGATCGGCGAGGGGATGACCACCCCGGAGGAGATCTTGCGCGTCACTGCGCCCGATTGA
- a CDS encoding DNA-directed RNA polymerase subunit omega codes for MARITVEDCLAHVENRFALVVLASERARQLSKGARPLIECENKPAVTALREIAAGKVRFNENVRQVVLDYIDEMKRIDRRL; via the coding sequence GTGGCCCGCATTACCGTAGAAGACTGCCTAGCCCATGTCGAAAACCGCTTCGCCCTGGTCGTGCTGGCCTCCGAGCGCGCCCGCCAGCTGAGCAAAGGGGCGCGTCCCCTGATCGAATGCGAGAACAAGCCGGCAGTCACGGCGCTCCGCGAGATCGCCGCGGGCAAGGTGCGCTTCAACGAAAACGTGCGCCAGGTGGTCCTCGACTACATCGACGAAATGAAGCGAATCGACCGCCGACTGTGA